The Gossypium arboreum isolate Shixiya-1 chromosome 6, ASM2569848v2, whole genome shotgun sequence DNA window TGTCTTCCTCACAATGCTCTACTGGTAAgtttatgatgatgatgatgatgatgatgatgatttaaAGGTATCCATGATCAAATTTTAAgagctttgtttttttttttttttagcaggAGAAGTTAATCAACGATCAAAGAAATTACAAACATGGAGAATTCAAAAGCAATGCCCGATCATCAATGACAAACCAAATGAACTGTCGGAAGAACTTGTGAGATGTTTAATAGGCATATTTCTTGAATTGAACCAGCAGGGATCACAAGATAAAGAAGGATCCGCCATTGTAGCAAAGCTTAGCTTCTCTTGCATGGCTTCGAGAGGATACTCGGCAAAGAACTCATTGATTAACTTCAAATCACCCATTTTTGGCTTCAATCAAAATGCATCAAACATTGATCCTTACGGTATAATCCCAGAATTTGATGGCCTTTTTAGAGATATTGGGGATTACAAGAACTTCATCCAAATCACAAGACATTCCTTCGATCTCACTCGATTCTCTGATTGCTTAGCACCAATTGGAAAGTTGAGGTATGTACGCCCTAAACCCTACGAttctcacaatttaatccttttactttactttaatataaTTCCATTGTTTTACAGGATATTGTTGCATAGATTATCTAATGTTGACTTGACATTCTTAACCTACAAGCAAAAGCTGGCATTTTGGATCAATATCTACAATGCCTGTATTATGCATGTACTGTAAGACacatttaaaactcaaaaaaatatatgtattttagaaTAATATGATCATCAAATTAAAAGCAGCAAAATGTCTTAATTATACTTTAATCACAATTTCAGGTATTTCTTGAACATGGGCTACCTTCCACACAAGAGAAATTATTAGCACTTATGAATAAGGTAGACTTGTTATCACTATCAGCCCATTATTTTGTGGTTTCGTgttctttttttaatatatatagctATTATccataattataatataaataataattataaattcaTTTGGCTTTGATGGTGCAGGCTGCATTGAATGTGGGCGGTATAGTACTGAATGCTTTAGCCATTGAGCACTTCATTCTTCGCCATCCATGTGAATCAGAATATGTGAGTCAATATACACATTGTTTACAATTtacctcttgcatatatatatatatatatgtgtatatatatttatttcattGTATCTATTCAATCGTGAATTTAATAtgtaattaagaaaaaaaaaacgaaaatctATTCGAATTATAACAGATTTTTCATTGATGTGATTTGACATTGGAAGGGTCCAATGGATGAGAAAGAAATGCTACTAAGACGTGCATATGGTTTGGGGTATCCAGAACCCAATGTAACTTTCGCCCTGTGCCGAGGCACGTGGTCCTCACCAGCAGTAAGTCTTTTTCATATTATTTGAACTCGGATGTTAGTGTTGGATACATgaaagtaatgaaaatgaaaatgcaGTTAAGGATCTATACAGCGGATGAAGTAGTGAACGAACTGGGGAAAGCAAAAGTTGATTATTTGGAAGCATCGGTGGGAATTACGAGCAAGAAGAAGGTTTCATTGCCGAAGCTACTGCAATGGCATATGAAAGATTTCGCGGACGACATGGAATCGTTGGTGGAATGGGTTTATAGCCAATTGCCGCGTTCTGGGTCTTTGAAAACATCCATTATGGATTGTTTAAACAAAGAATCTAAATACCAGTTTGCCAAAATGGTTGAAGTTCAGCATTATGAATCTGAGTTCCGATATCTGCTTTCCTGcccttataattaattattatgttGTTCGGATTCAGATTTTAAGTTCgagtatatttattttttaatattttgtagGTATATTTTGATAAACTATTTAATTGATCCAATTggttcaattaattaaattattaaaaaattaaaaataaaagcaatTCAACCATTGCAATTCCTTATCCTAAATTAGTACTCCAATTGGCCAATCTGTTCAGATTTCTTTAGACTTTTAACGAgaaaggttttaaatattttatatttatataaattttgatctattaataattttatattatattaatatgtgTATGTATTTTGCAAGTTTTATGTGTGTAAACTTGTATAAGGATTGAGGTTTTTTGTTTTGGATTACTATATGTAGGAATCAagctaaaaattttgttttaagattaaaataaaaaattaaggttaaagttaaaattttcacttttacattacttaaatttaattataaattaataaaataaaacacatttttaattaaaagcttaaaataaatgaaattattaattttaaaataaggaaaacaaaatattatttcatttaatttaataattattttattttaatcatacaaatattctttaatattattttagataGTGACACAAACTATTACACTTTAACtgacaataaaacaaaataattttcaGGTCGCAACTTCATCCATAAACTCCTTAAATTGTAcagtattttgtttatttatttatttttattatgtaatTTGTTTAATGATTGAGTTATCACATACGAGATTTAttcgaaatttgaaaatttttatttaaagatattaaatccaaaaaataaactttcatgaaaaattaattcaaacttaatttaaatattgaaagtccaaatttgaattttttgaattttttaagtttataatatattttattatgctatttttaataaatagaaattaaaagtataaaaattaaatctaaaataatttataatattataatataaaaattaaaattttaagtttatattttacattaaataaattaagtttaaatgaaaatttattttataaattttttccaTCACATCATTTATGGTCACATATCTATAGATAACATAATGAAAatgattagtaaaataatttatcaatttatataaatataaaatatattaatatcaaaTCAATttcaaacaaatataaaatataataatatcatatttagaCTCAATCTCAAGATACAATTATATCCGTCTAATATTACCAGGTGTCAAAGTAAATGCACCCTTAAATAATTCCCTGAAAGTAGACAATAATAAATAGTCTTTTATACACTAACAATTGTGTAATCTTAACAAAATCAGAGCTCTTGGGAGAAAGCTCAAAATTCTCAGAATCAAAGCAGCTCATATCTTGTGAAGATAAACagttattttttttttacttctttttgttttcttcttcaatttatttcatgaaaatccttggtTTTGCTTTAATGAGAGTTGCATTTCTCTGTGAAAATTTCTTGACTTCAGTCAAATCGTTTCTTTTATCTTTTTGAATTTTAGATATTGTAGTTGTAATGATCTGCTgcttgttttgattttttttccctGCATTTTTGTTACTGTATCATGAATGGGGGGAGGGGGCAGTGGAAATGATCGTTTAGGTCCTTGCATGCATTTtctgtttataaaattttaacattctgGCGTTGTTTGGTTCCTGTGAAAAGTAGGTGAAGAAGAACGGACAATATTTTGTTTGGTTAGATACTGCAATGCAACGtcttttttcttgtaattttgtttTCTATAGAAAAATGAGAAACAATGGATTGAAAATTAGCAAATAATTAACATGCAACACTAATTAAAATCATAGTATTTCGATTTGTTTCTATGTTACTTGGACTCGAATGTGAGTGCGGATTATGGGTATGTGTTCGATCGTCTTCTATTTTTCCGAAGTTTTTTCTGTATGTTTGGAGAGTTTATAGAGTATCATATCTacttcaataaaataaaataaatggtcgGAGCAACATATGGCTTCTGTATTTGGCAGGAAAAGAAATGCAGTGACAAAATTGTACTTGAGCATTTTAATTATTTACGTATTATCAGCTAGATAATATTCGAGGCTTCTGTTTGAAGGAGAAATTATGTttacaattttgtaatttaattggCCTATAAATTATTCAGACCTATAAGGAAGTGTATGGTTTGCTATTGGATGTTGtttgatgttttgttttattGTACCTTTTAGGTTCCCTTGAGAATGGATATCAGCTCAGGAGATGATTCGGATATAAGTGAATCTGAAATGGAAGAGTATGAAGATAAATCATATGAAAAACTAAAGAATGGGAAGTACACAGTCATGGTTTCGGATGAAACTTATACTTGCCCGTATTGTCCCAAGAGTAATAAGCAAAAGTACCGATACAAGGATCTCCTTCAGCATGCTTCTGGTGTGGGAAATAGTAGTTCTGCAAAAAGAAAACCACGAGTGAAAGCCAATCACCTAGCTTTGGCGAGGTATTTGGAAACAGATGTTGTGCCTGTGGTTAGTTCATCAAAACCTGTTGTTGAAGAGGATCCTCCTAGTGGATGTGACCATGATGAGAAAATTGTTTGGCCGTGTACTGGAATTGTGGTTAATATTCCTACTAAAAGGTCCGCGGATGGGCGATCTGTAGGAGAAAGTGGATCCAAGTTGAGGGATGAGTTGATCAGGAGAGGGTTCAACCCCGTAAGAGTTCACCCCCTTTGGAATTTCCGTGGTCATTCCGGGACTGCTGTTGTGGAATTCCGTAAAGGCTGGCCAGGGCTACATAATGCCTTGTCGTTTGAGAAGGCTTACGAGGCGGATCACCATGGGAAAAAAGACTGGGGTGCTAATGATGATGTTAAGCATGGTCTTTATGCTTGGGTTGCCCGTGCTGATGACTACACTGCGAGTGGTATTATTGGAGACCATTTACGCAAGATTGGTGACCTTAAGACCATTTCCGAGCTCATGGAAGAAGAAGCCAGGAAACAAGATAGGCTTGTATCAAATTTGACAAATATCATCGAGACTAAAACCAAACACATAAAAGAACTAGAAGCAATATGTTCTGAAACTTCCAAGTCCCTTGAGGTTTTAATGGAGGAAAAGGAAAACCTTCTTCAAGCATATAATGAAGGTGTGTTTTTAATTCTTATCAAGTTGTAATAATACACACATTCCATTCATCCGTTGGTTTTATTCTGTTTTTGAGTGTTCAGTTCTGTTTGCAGATGGTAGCCTACATCGAGTCTGTTACATGTCATTAATGTTTTTATACAATACTGTGGTGTTCCGTTAACTTTAATGTTTGAAACTGTTTTCGGGTACTACTGTAGTCTCAAAGGTATCAAACACATGTTGCTACTGTTCACAGAGATTAAAAAGATTCAACTAAGTGCAAGGGAACACTTCCAGAAGATTTCTAGTGACCACGAAAAGCTTAAGTCACAGCtagaaactcataaaaaggaaCTGGAATTGCGTGGAGTTGAACTTGAAAAGCGAGAGGCACTCAATGAAACTGAAAGAAAGAAGTTAGCTGAGGAGCTTGAACAGGTGCTATGCTTCATTCTTCATTTTCACTTTAGCTTGTTCTCCTCCTTAAGTTTTATATTGAGGTGTTCTCGGTGAAAATACTGTTTCTTATTCTGTTCATATGACCACTTCAGAATTGATGCCATTGGAACTCATAATCCTGGTGTAGAGTTTCTTCTTTTGCAACCATGTTGTCCTGAAATCAACATTTTTGTTCCTTATTGACAGTCTTGATAGAAATTCATCTATCACAAATTGTGGAGATAATCGTTGATTCTCAAAATCATTAATCTCCTGAATAATATGTAATCATATATTCTGAAGGGTAAACATAGGTGCCTACATTGCAAGCTAAAATCTAGAATTGGTGATTTCCTAccattaatttcatttatcaTGAAGGCAAAACGATAAAAAGAATAAAATCAACTTTGGTTGCTCTTGCAGCATCTTGATGTGTTTCATTTTAGTTGTATACTCAGGAATGTTGATCAAAGAGTTACTGGGGAATCTAAAACTAACATTTTTCCTCTTCAAGAATGCTGTTCAAAATAGTTCATTACAAATGGCTGCTTTGGAGCAAAAAAGGGCTGATGAAAATGTAATGAAATTGGCTGAAGATCAGAAGGTTTGTTTATCATTCgtgccctttttttttctttaccagAATACTACCTTTCCGGTTTTACAATGCTGAGAACTTCTTATATGATTGGACCACCAATTATCCAGAGGCAAAAGGAGGAACTTCACAATAGGATAATTCAACTGGAGAAACAATTAGACCAAAAACAGGCATTAGAACTGGAAATCGAGCAACTGAGAGGTTCGTTGAATGTAATTAGGCACATGGGAGAGGAAGATGATAAAGAAGTATTGCAAAAGATAGAGGCAAGTCTTAAGGATTTGAGAGAAAAGGAGGGAGAGCTTGAAGATTTAGAAGCACTGAACCAAACTCTTATTGTGAGCGAACGTAAGAGCAATGATGAGCTGCAGGATGCTCGCAAAGAATTGATTAATGTGAGTTTTCTTTTCAACCTTGTGCATTACTGCAGACTTTAGTTAGCAGATGTCCACTTGAAAGTCTTTAAACATCTTTGAACATATATTTTTCCAATGGTGATATTGAGATTATGATTTGTTGCCTTACAAGGTAAGCTCACTTGATCATGAATTATATGATGCTATTGGgaaaaccaaaataagccaaagaAATCAGGTTCATTGGATGGTAATGCATGGTTTTTAGCTAATTGGTTGTATTTCAACACCTTTTCCTCACTAAAAACTAATGGATATGATAAAAAGATTAGCTGAAGCACAGGTGATCAAAAGCAAGTTGGTTGATTGTGTATATTTTTTTTTCCCCCGAGATATTGCAGTTCTGCCAAATGAAATATGGGTTAAGGCTTTGCAACTGTTTTTTTTACTGAATTGTTAGGTTTATCAGTCAAATTGATTTGCGAACGTGCTTTTCATATAATTTCTTAAAACTCTGCTTCAGCCTTTATGGCTCATGACACTTTCTATTCAGGAAGTACTAATTCAATCACTTTGTAGGGATTAAAAGAAATATCAAGGCGTGCAAATATCGGTGTTAAGAGAATGGGGGAACTTGATGGTAAACCGTTCCTTGAAGCAATGAAGAGAAGATATAATGAGGAACTAGCTGAGGAGAGAGCTTCGGAAATGTGCTCATTGTGGGAGGAATATCTGAAGGATCCGGATTGGCATCCTTTCAAACGCATTAAACTTGAGGGACGAGAAGAGTATCAGGTCTGTATTTCATGACTCCCCTTAAATTCATGCTGCAGTCCCCCTTTTCCCCCCTTTCTCAACTTCAGCACTGTTACTATGAAGATgtcatatatatgtgtgtgtaagTGTATGTGTGtgtaagtgtgtgtgtgtgtgtgattaGTTCATGGTAGTTCTAAAGTTGCATTGCTCTCTTCCTCCTCCATTGTAAAAAACATGTACACTATTAGATTTCCGTTGGAGCCTACCTCGTGCAAAACATTTTATAATCACAAATGTCAATTTCAGGACAGCATTACTCATTGGTTTTTGTTTGTCCTTGGAAACTTGTAAAAGATAGAACTGGATAAACCCTTTACCTCTAATTGTTCCACTAATCATAGCTACAGCTATGtatgtattatgtatttatatatgtgtgtataaaTATATTTCCTGATAGAGAAGTAAATCTTTAGTTGGGTGCAATCTCTTGTAACAGTCCAATGATGTACTTCAAGATTCACCAGTCTTACCCGCACTTACCTTTTAGGTTAGCCGGCTATAATTTTTATCTTTGTTTGTTGTAGGCATCATAGAGGGCTGTTTTTCTacatatgcaattattcattctGTTCATTGGATATCCGGATGCAGTTCTCGATGTTGAATCAgctagaaaataaatttaaaagttatCATTATGTTTTTTCTTGTGAAACACATCTAGCGTGTTCTTTGTTCCATTGCTTTCTTGTCGGTAAAAAAAGGGTTTGCTCAAAGTTCGATAATTGCTGGTTCAGGAAGTGATTGATGATGAAGACGAAAAGCTGAGAGATTTGAAAGCTGAGATGGGCAATGAAGCATACAAGTCTGTCACTTCGGCCATAAAAGAAATAAACGAATACAATCCAAGTGGAAGGTACGTAATTTCCGAGTTGTGGAACTACAGAGAAGGAAGAAAGGCAAGCCTGAAAGAAGGTGTCGAATTCTTACTGGAACTGTGGGAAACCGTTAAACGCAGACGAGGAATGACCTGAAAGGATGCTAACTCATTATTCAGGTAGGTATTGTTGAAAATTGATTCTGAACCCTTGGAGATGTTTATCTTGAATCGCTAATCATAGTATCTTTGTTTTCATCGCAGGAAATAATTTTCCGACTACCTAAAGACTGAATGCATATTCGGAGTATCGGATTCGTAAGTATTGCATGAATTCCATGTTAAATAAATTTTCAGCTCCCAGCCCATGGTAGAATATACCTTAGTGGGAAGAAACTGCATTGATTTTAACATGTTGAATTCAAGCTCATGAATATGGTATGTAAGACCTTTGAGAACTTTTCTGAGTCCATGGAAGACTTTTAATGTAGCCTTCACGGTTAGTGCAGGGGACACCTTCAACCTCTTACACCTATTTTCCTTTCTTTGttacttttctttttctattaatAGGAAatgattatattatttatatttgaataaatatcgaatataaatatatttatttaattattttaaaattacttatatacttcgaatatatataaaatacagaTTAAAAAAAATCCACAAAAGCAAATATGAAGAACTCTTTTCGTTGTTCTAAACAGGTTCTGAACACGAAACCAGAAAAACTGAGTTTAGACTTTAGAAAGTGTTTGGGTTATCtgtttattttgataaaatttgagggttatttatttatttattttgaaaagtgGGTTACaaaactttaaatttttcttgaaCTTTAATTAGGATATCTGACGAGTATTTGATCTGTTTTTTTGGATTTGGAGCGGATGTGGATAGATATTTCGGGTATTTATTatttgaatttgtaaatttttattaGAATATTAGCAAAATTGAATTTAGATTTTTGTGAATTTGAATAtttgaaaatgataaaaattttaaaactagatATCCAATAGATAATAGTGTTTATTTCGGTTTCGGATTTGGTTGGTAATACTCGGATATTTTACCTAAATTGCTATCATTCTTGCTGTCTCATGAACTTAATCATATTTTCCATTTAAAGagtcaaattattattatttttaacggtaatataaattaaactattaaatttttaaatacagAATGACAATTCATatatattaatgttaatttttaaaaactttttatttattttttgatttttattattagaaattttataattttaaattatttttgatgtCATATAAGACAAATAATGTAATGTCAACATTTTAAATAATAGCATAATGACTTATTTGCctcttaattttataaaaaattattttagccaTTCATTTAATTTTGGTCTCTTTTAGTCCTTGAAATTGCGTTGTTTGTCCAATCACCCCAAAATGTATACAATTTTGCTGATGTGGCATCCGCGTGACAATCAACATGTATATCACATcaacaattaatttttttaaattaaaaaaatatttttttaaaattttaaaagaataattaattgttaatgtGGCATTCACGTGAATGTTGCGTCCGCAAAGTTAACAAATGTTAATTTTTCCATCCATCTTGGAATGATTTGACAAACATTGTAAGTTTAAATACTAAAAGAGGCGAAAAATCAAATGGAGGGCTAAAataactttttctttttgtaAAATTGGAGGGTCAAATAAGTCATTATGCCTTAAATAACTAATGTTTTACTTcactgataatactctagaacgacatattttatgtgctaattgcatcattattttgagtatgatcctactaatttggattattttgtggtcttttatcttttagggactaaattggaggcaagaGGAAATTCAAGGacaaaaagtaaaaatttaaatatataatgggccaacatgcaaagaaagagagaagtgatgccaaaaatgcaaacatggaagacccaaggactaaaatgcaaaagaagagattttatagcgcaagactctattttaatttcaattatattaggataattattaaggattttcatttagatttaattttaggatttattttcatttatctttatttatctttaattatctttatttatttgtatttatcttttagaattttattaggaatagactaggttttctagtactataaataggggatggagtgtcATATATTTGACATCTCTTTTTCCTCTAAACACCCCCTCTCCCAAAAACCCTGTCTTTTTAttctctccatattttcttcaataaaaatcccatatctattttatttatttcttccccaaaaatcatgagtcactaaaccaatctagccgaaggttgtcaaaattccccaaaaagattcatgaggcttagaatccgcgtTTAGCCTTCTTAAcagggtattcatcgcttctccgAACTACGGGGCTAACGCTtacgtccatgtcccttaataggtgatcttttcaacttgtgcaagaaACGGCccctttgtatgttttggaaagaTTACATAGTCGATTCGTTGGCTTTCTGCGTCAAAGGTTggcgaatccaagagacaaaacggTGCGGTATTCGCCGTTGGGAAGTGGTGATTTAGCAGAAGATAGTCacacaaaagcgattattggctagagtcaggttccgccaaatcttaagtctaaatctttggagctggcggtcgtaggcgtcctcttccactataactggcttatcctgctcgagaagggttacttaaaagccaaagattgaacccaaggcggaacgAGACAACCAGAGGCTGGAACaccacataagaaactttctcttttcccaactctatttatttttcctcattttaatttctgcaatttatttaatttcgcaatttcaattcactttaaattctgtttttatttttctagattcttaattttatttttttatttttcaggaacgcaggttttcttggccaagaaattgtccaggatttcaagaaacgagAATTCATACAATCCGGTctctgaggattcgaccctacttcccatttactgtttatttttactattttacagggaataggatattttttgtgctctcaacgaccgcatcaaattttggcgccgttgccggggaccgATAatgtactaatcttgttttttgtttcttatgaccagatctgctccaggaACTCTTGCGTTTGATTCAAAGATTGAAAAGACTACGAGAGCTAATCGCAATGAAACAAAGCTAAAGAAAAAGCAACCAGCGGTGGTTGGGACTCAAAGTAATCTACCACTAGAAATCAGAATCGACGACGAagcagagtctagggttaacgaaaactcTACTCAAACTTTTGAAGGTGAAAAAGTAGAAGTTGATTCCCCAGAAGAAGTGCTTAACACTAGGGTTGACGTAAACCCTAATTTAGCACCTCAACCTATAGCTCAGACAATTCGGTAACTGGCCGAAGCGCCTACGAaacaaccgccactatgcatcACGTATCCTACTATGGtattgattttgaattaaagttagGCTTGATCCAGCTACTGCCAACTTTTTGGGGGTTACAAAACGAAAATCCCCACAAGCATTtgaaagaattccatatggtttgcCTTAGTATGAAACTTCAGGGGGTAACTGAGAATCAAATTGAACTGCgtgctttccctttttccttagtagattctgctagggaatggttattttatttacctcctggatcTGTAACGACTTGGGCTAAATTGTCTCGTTTGTTTCTCAACAGGTTTTTCCCAGCATCGCGTACAGccgagttaagaagagaaatctTGGGAATAAGGCAAAAAGACGCAGAGTCTCTATACGACTATTAGGAGtaatttaagaagttgtgtgcaaattgcccacaacacggtataacggaacagtctttgctccagtacttttatgaaggcctgaaacccatggagatgaatatggtagatgccgcgagtggaggagcattggtcaacatgactctacaacaagcaagagacttaatctccacAATGGCTGCAAATTCTCAGTAATTTCGAGCCAATCCTAAACCCtctagaagggttcaccagctaagttATTCGACCTTAGAAGATAAGGTTGATAGAATTGCTAATATTTTGAATTCTCTTATTGCAGAAAAAGTAAAGACAGCCCGGGTATGTAGAATATGTGCTACCCCTGAACATACAATTGATGCCTGTCCCAGTTTGaatgatgatactatggctcatttAGATGCTATGGGAAATTTTCCTAGGCCACCACAAAGGCAATACGACCCTTACACTAATACCTACGACCCAGGATGGAGGGATCACCCTAACTTAAGTTATGGGGCCAACCTATGATTTAACTAGTCAAACCAAAATTGGTTCCCACAACAGGCTCgagattcaggtaattctctaggaaccatggtcaataaattagcagctaattTCCTTGATTTTCAACAGCAAACTCTTAATTTCCAAAGAGAGACGAAGGATTTCCAACAGAAAACCGAGGCATTCATAAGGGAGTTGACCATATCAATTGAGAGATTGAACTCTTAAGGGAAGTTGCCATCACAAACAGAACCAAACCTGAGGCAAAACGCAAATGCAGTGACACTGCGAAGTGGAAAGGTACTGAAACCAATTACTGGCAGAAATATTGGTCAAGAAACAGCCCAAGAAAAACCCAAA harbors:
- the LOC108485726 gene encoding uncharacterized protein LOC108485726 isoform X2, which encodes MKFEDFLMERTEEKKKKIELQEEVDKLQAELDEEKEVNRVLRRALEASPLSLSQQPPWLPPLLPPQVQALLAELATVEEEIVWLERKIDDLKMELYQEKKLTQQRKIRQQQNQLICKPPRNDDDDLNQRTRSQNYDILRKRRIKSHRRASMGSASDILTLSSSQCSTGEVNQRSKKLQTWRIQKQCPIINDKPNELSEELVRCLIGIFLELNQQGSQDKEGSAIVAKLSFSCMASRGYSAKNSLINFKSPIFGFNQNASNIDPYGIIPEFDGLFRDIGDYKNFIQITRHSFDLTRFSDCLAPIGKLRILLHRLSNVDLTFLTYKQKLAFWINIYNACIMHVFLEHGLPSTQEKLLALMNKAALNVGGIVLNALAIEHFILRHPCESEYGPMDEKEMLLRRAYGLGYPEPNVTFALCRGTWSSPALRIYTADEVVNELGKAKVDYLEASVGITSKKKVSLPKLLQWHMKDFADDMESLVEWVYSQLPRSGSLKTSIMDCLNKESKYQFAKMVEVQHYESEFRYLLSCPYN
- the LOC108486328 gene encoding protein INVOLVED IN DE NOVO 2-like — translated: MDISSGDDSDISESEMEEYEDKSYEKLKNGKYTVMVSDETYTCPYCPKSNKQKYRYKDLLQHASGVGNSSSAKRKPRVKANHLALARYLETDVVPVVSSSKPVVEEDPPSGCDHDEKIVWPCTGIVVNIPTKRSADGRSVGESGSKLRDELIRRGFNPVRVHPLWNFRGHSGTAVVEFRKGWPGLHNALSFEKAYEADHHGKKDWGANDDVKHGLYAWVARADDYTASGIIGDHLRKIGDLKTISELMEEEARKQDRLVSNLTNIIETKTKHIKELEAICSETSKSLEVLMEEKENLLQAYNEEIKKIQLSAREHFQKISSDHEKLKSQLETHKKELELRGVELEKREALNETERKKLAEELEQNAVQNSSLQMAALEQKRADENVMKLAEDQKRQKEELHNRIIQLEKQLDQKQALELEIEQLRGSLNVIRHMGEEDDKEVLQKIEASLKDLREKEGELEDLEALNQTLIVSERKSNDELQDARKELINGLKEISRRANIGVKRMGELDGKPFLEAMKRRYNEELAEERASEMCSLWEEYLKDPDWHPFKRIKLEGREEYQEVIDDEDEKLRDLKAEMGNEAYKSVTSAIKEINEYNPSGRYVISELWNYREGRKASLKEGVEFLLELWETVKRRRGMT
- the LOC108485726 gene encoding uncharacterized protein LOC108485726 isoform X1, producing MKFEDFLMERTEEKKKKIELQEEVDKLQAELDEEKEVNRVLRRALEASPLSLSQQPPWLPPLLPPQVQALLAELATVEEEIVWLERKIDDLKMELYQEKKLTQQRKIRQQQNQLICKPPRNDDDDLNQRTRSQNYDILRKRRIKSHRRASMGSASDILTLSSSQCSTAGEVNQRSKKLQTWRIQKQCPIINDKPNELSEELVRCLIGIFLELNQQGSQDKEGSAIVAKLSFSCMASRGYSAKNSLINFKSPIFGFNQNASNIDPYGIIPEFDGLFRDIGDYKNFIQITRHSFDLTRFSDCLAPIGKLRILLHRLSNVDLTFLTYKQKLAFWINIYNACIMHVFLEHGLPSTQEKLLALMNKAALNVGGIVLNALAIEHFILRHPCESEYGPMDEKEMLLRRAYGLGYPEPNVTFALCRGTWSSPALRIYTADEVVNELGKAKVDYLEASVGITSKKKVSLPKLLQWHMKDFADDMESLVEWVYSQLPRSGSLKTSIMDCLNKESKYQFAKMVEVQHYESEFRYLLSCPYN